A single genomic interval of Pyrus communis chromosome 5, drPyrComm1.1, whole genome shotgun sequence harbors:
- the LOC137733332 gene encoding WAT1-related protein At3g30340-like, with product MNCWAKWKLVIVMLVINLALAIVNVLLKKALDGGLNGLVIATYRQSVSAVFLTPIAFFWESKSRPELTTRILCLLFISALIGATFTQYLFLLGLQYTSATYSCAFINMVPVYTFLLALPFGLEKVNIKRKDGITKILGAFICIGGAVSLILYKGMPLTNQHSESTHQMQNHGDTMASSSTKMTKRWAGSAFLASGCLLWSSWFLIQAKIGKSYPFQYSSTAILSFFGAIQSAILCFITQRHIVMSMWILKGKLEILSVVYAGAVGSGLCYVGMSRCVKQKGALFTAAFTPATQIFVAMLDFSFLHEQIYLGSVVGSVTVIIGMYILLWGKSNDQKEMVIKQTQAIDQDPESGPTPRGMPLDVNR from the exons ATGAATTGCTGGGCAAAATGGAAGCTTGTTATTGTCATGCTGGTCATTAACCTTGCATTAGCTATTGTAAATGTTCTTCTTAAGAAGGCTCTTGATGGAGGATTAAACGGTTTGGTAATTGCTACTTATCGACAGTCGGTTTCTGCTGTTTTCTTGACACCCATTGCCTTCTTTTGGGAAAG CAAAAGCAGACCAGAGCTTACAACTCGAATCTTATGCCTCCTTTTCATCAGTGCTCTTATTGG GGCAACTTTCACACAATACTTATTTCTTCTTGGACTTCAATACACCTCTGCTACATATTCCTGTGCATTCATCAACATGGTGCCTGTCTACACTTTCCTATTGGCTCTACcatttgg TCTAGAGAAAGTGAACATAAAGAGAAAGGATGGGATAACTAAAATCCTGGGTGCCTTCATATGTATTGGTGGAGCTGTATCCTTGATCTTATACAAAGGAATGCCACTAACCAACCAACATTCAGAATCCACACATCAAATGCAAAACCATGGCGATACAATGGCTTCATCATCAACTAAAATGACTAAGAGGTGGGCTGGTTCAGCATTTTTGGCATCAGGCTGCCTCTTGTGGTCTTCGTGGTTTCTCATCCAAGCAAAGATTGGCAAGAGCTACCCTTTTCAGTACTCTAGCACTGCGATATTGTCCTTCTTCGGCGCCATTCAATCCGCCATCTTGTGCTTCATAACCCAGAGGCACATCGTCATGTCAATGTGGATTCTCAAGGGGAAGTTGGAGATCTTGAGTGTTGTATATGCT GGAGCAGTAGGATCAGGGTTATGCTATGTAGGGATGTCAAGGTGTGTGAAACAAAAGGGTGCACTCTTCACAGCAGCATTTACCCCCGCCACCCAGATATTTGTGGCCATGTTGGACTTCTCTTTCTTGCATGAACAAATTTACCTCGGAAG CGTGGTGGGATCTGTTACTGTCATAATTGGCATGTACATTTTACTGTGGGGTAAAAGCAACGATCAAAAGGAAATGGTGATCAAGCAGACACAAGCAATTGATCAAGATCCAGAATCTGGTCCAACGCCACGAGGCATGCCCCTTGATGTAAATAGATAA